One Branchiostoma floridae strain S238N-H82 chromosome 1, Bfl_VNyyK, whole genome shotgun sequence genomic region harbors:
- the LOC118414066 gene encoding uncharacterized protein LOC118414066, with amino-acid sequence MEKSQRSQSFSAIENSHEEERDEKLKQDDDQSRAIMLIQTGGTIDKDYPRSIGGYAFEIGSSAAQSILERMNLAMPVEYGSVFRKDSQEINDWDRELLSQVCQASTQSRILITHGTDSMIDTAAYLAKKRLPKTIILTGAFRPEKFKDSDADFNVGVAIGALQTIQIHDVFVAMNGRVYWWNEVTRNQETGQFICKLK; translated from the exons ATGGAAAAATCTCAAAGATCCCAGTCCTTCAGTGCTATAGAGAACAGCCATGAGGAGGAAAGAGACGAGAAACTGAAGCAAGACGACGATCAAAGTCGTGCGATCATGTTGATACAAACGGGCG GCACCATTGACAAGGACTACCCCCGGAGTATCGGTGGTTACGCCTTCGAGATTGGGTCCTCGGCAGCTCAGAGTATCCTGGAGAGGATGAACTTGGCCATGCCTGTGGAGTACGGCAGTGTGTTCAGGAAGGACTCCCAGGAAATCAACGACTGggacag GGAACTACTTTCCCAGGTTTGTCAGGCCTCTACTCAGTCCCGTATCCTCATCACACATGGTACAGACTCCATGATTGACACAGCCGCCTACCTCGCCAAGAAACGCTTGCCTAAGACAATCATTCTCACTGGAGCATTCAGGCCTGAGAAGTTTAAGGACTCGGATGCAGACTTCAACGTCGGGGTCGCCATCGGAGCCCTGCAGACCATCCAGATTCACGACGTGTTCGTCGCCATGAACGGCAGGGTGTACTGGTGGAATGAAGTCACTAGAAACCAAGAAACTGGGCAGTTTATATGTAAACTGAAGTAA
- the LOC118414057 gene encoding molybdenum cofactor biosynthesis protein 1-like (The sequence of the model RefSeq protein was modified relative to this genomic sequence to represent the inferred CDS: added 54 bases not found in genome assembly), whose product MAWRGLKLYGSPAVSSLGCLTRFTRLQSSVPEPVEEEETRENVQRASSLARRKKSHFEGEEIRPFSSFLTDTFGRNHDYLRISLTERCNLRCQYCMPEAGVDLTPKQKLLSTEEVVTLARLFVSQGVNKIRLTGGEPLVRPDVVDIVSELNKLRSLGLETIAMTTNALTLKRKLPQLHEAGLNLLNISLDTLVPAKFQFITRRKGWEKVMEGLEKALELGYNPVKLNCVVMRGVNEEEICDFVAMTEKKALDVRFIEYMPFDGNKWNHNKMVTYQEMLDTIRQRWPDLEKMSDGPNDTSKAYRVPGFRGQMGFVTSMSEHFCGSCNRLRITADGNLKVCLFGNSEVSLRDTLRADTSEEELLKIIGAAVGRKKKQHAGMFNIAKMKNRPMILIDSDQDVISQKGKKHTKSSFEEVHDFISSCSNGLQWVTTMAKGSGCCLPKTIFNTYIRDRSRGKGFLEGALGGQKCLQQFYSTSSHNGNRLDSLYGLGVNLMQNDKHQSRSNREFSSGKDGVATNGDGSAVGGSPGARLTHTNEAGTAKMVDVGHKNSTRRTASASAAVMLGADAFALVKDNKMKKVDVLTVAQLAGIMAAKNTSNLIPLCHNIPISKVDVRLRLDPSQHAVHIVSEVITTGKTGVEMEALTAAAVAALTVYDMCKAVTHSITIENIHLVSKTGGQRGDFFKS is encoded by the exons TGTCTGACCAGGTTTACAAGGTTGCAGTCCAGCGTGCCAGAACCAGTAGAGGAAGAGGAGACGCGGGAGAATGTGCAGAGG GCATCATCTTTAGCAAGAAGGAAAAAGTCCCACTTTGAGGGTGAGGAGATCAGGCCATTTTCATCATTCCTGACAGACACTTTTGGAAGGAATCATGATTACTTGAGGATATCCTTGACAGAGAGGTGTAACCTACGAT GTCAGTACTGCATGCCTGAAGCAGGTGTGGACTTGACACCAAAGCAAAAACTTCTGTCAACAGAAGAAGTGGTCACTCTGGCCAGGCTGTTCGTGTCCCAAGGCGTCAACAAGATCCGACTGACCGGAGGGGAACCTTTGGTCAGGCCAGATGTGGTGGATATAGTCT CGGAACTCAATAAGCTGAGGAGCCTCGGACTGGAAACGATCGCCATGACAACGAACGCATTAACGCTGAAGAGAAAATTGCCTCAACTGCACGAAGCAGGGCTGAACCTGCTGAACATAAGCCTTGATACCTTAGTGCCTGCCAAGTTCCAGTTTATTACCAGGAGGAAAG GCTGGGAGAAGGTCATGGAAGGTCTGGAGAAGGCCCTGGAACTAGGCTACAATCCAGTCAAG CTCAATTGCGTGGTGATGAGGGGGGTGAACGAAGAGGAAATATGCGACTTTGTCGCAATGACAGAGAAGAAG GCTCTCGATGTGAGGTTTATAGAGTACATGCCATTTGATG GTAACAAATGGAACCACAATAAGATGGTGACCTACCAGGAGATGTTGGACACCATCCGTCAGAGGTGGCCTGACCTGGAGAAAATGAGTGACGGGCCCAATGACACCTCCAAG GCCTACAGAGTGCCAGGTTTCCGTGGCCAGATGGGGTTTGTGACGTCCATGTCTGAACACTTCTGTGGGTCCTGCAATAGACTCAGGATAACTGCTGATGGAAACCTTAAG GTGTGCCTGTTTGGTAATTCGGAGGTCTCCCTAAGAGATACCTTAAGAGCCGATACTTCAGAGGAGGAGCTTCTTAAGATCATAGGAGCAGCGGTGgggaggaagaagaaacagcaTGCAG GGATGTTCAATATTGCAAAGATGAAGAATAGGCCCATGATTCTCATTG ATAGTGACCAGGATGTCATCAGTCAAAAAGGGAAAAAACATACAAAGAGTAGTTTTGAAGAAGTGCATGACTTCATTTCATCATGCAGCAATGGGCTACAGTGGGTCACAACCATGGCAAAGGGGTCTGGTTGCTGTTTGCCAAAGACAATTTTCAACACTTACATCCGGGACAGATCTAGAGGAAAGGGCTTTCTAGAAGGGGCATTGGGAGGACAAAAATGTCTGCAGCAATTCTACAGCACCTCAAGTCATAATGGAAACAGACTGGACAGTTTGTATGGACTAGGTGTAAATCTCATGCAGAATGACAAACATCAATCAAGAAGTAATAGGGAATTCTCCTCTGGCAAAGACGGTGTTGCTACAAATGGTGATGGCTCTGCTGTTGGAGGGTCCCCTGGTGCTCGCCTGACACATACGAACGAGGCAGGAACTGCAAAAATGGTGGACGTTGGACACAAAAATAGCACACGACGGACAGCCTCTGCATCAGCAGCTGTGATGTTGGGAGCTGATGCCTTTGCGTTGGTGAAGGACAACAAGATGAAGAAGGTTGACGTACTAACGGTCGCACAGCTCGCCGGCATCATGGCCGCTAAAAACACCAGTAATCTCATCCCCTTGTGCCACAACATCCCCATCAGTAAAGTCGACGTCCGGCTCCGCCTGGATCCTTCCCAACATGCAGTTCACATCGTGTCAGAGGTCATCACCACGGGAAAGACCGGGGTGGAGATGGAAGCGCTGACAGCGGCGGCCGTGGCAGCACTGACGGTGTACGACATGTGCAAAGCAGTCACACATAGCATCACCATAGAGAACATCCACCTAGTTAGCAAAACTGGAGGTCAGAGGGGTGACTTTTTCAAGTCATGA